CTGGAGCTAAAAAAAGTATTAAATCACAGTCTCCCATAGCTTTTAAAGCCTCTTCAAGCATAAATTGATTTAATAATTTTTCAGTCTCATGAATTCCAGGAGTGTCCACAAAAATAATTTGGTCATCTTCATGCATAACAATTATATTTGATCTTCTTCTTGTTGCATTTGCTTTATGTGAAACCATCGCAATTTTTTCACCAACAAGCCAATTTAGAAGTGAGCTTTTCCCAGCATTTGGACGACCAACAACTGAAACATATCCACATTTTGTCATATTTTTTTGCCTTTTTTTAATTTTATATTTTATATTACCATAATTTTACTATTTACTCTTTTTATGCTTTTATAAATCTCTTTTCTATTTCACCTTCACTAAGCTCTATATTTTTTTCATTTAAAAAACCAAAGTAATATTTTTCATCTTTAAATGTAACTTCAATAACTAAAATATTTTTATCTTTATGATTTTGTACAAATTTTTCAATAGCTTCTAAAGGTCTATTTTTCCAATATTTTTCTATTTCACTATTATTTCCAACATCAAAAAACATACAATCCTCACACATAGAAAATATATACTCTCCTGAACCTTCATAAATTTCTAAAGAACCACTATCATGATCTAATTTTTCATTTGTAAATGGACAAAAAAGTTTAAAACTTCCACCAAATTTATCTATATTTATCTCTATTTTATTCATACTCTTCCTTCCTATTTTAATACAACTTTTATATCTTCCATACTTTTAAACTCGATAAACTCCTTTAAAAGCCCTACAAGTTCAACAACTTCACTATTTTTCATCCTAATACAACCACTTGATTCATAACTTCCAATAGTTTTCTCACTTAAAGTTCCATGTATTCTAAAGGTATCTTTCCCATCAACTTTATGACTTAAATTTATCTTTGCACTTCCCATATAGTTTAGTTTATCTCCACCTTTTACAACTTTTGGTAAAATTATCCCTTTTTTTCTAAAACTCTCTATAGTATCAGCTGTTGGATACCAAACAGGATTTAGAGTAATTGATGTGATTTCGCCAACTCCTAAAGGCTTTTTAATATCTTTTCTAGCAGTTGAAACTTTATAACTTTTTAAAAGTTTTAATTTATCATCAACTTTTGCATTTACACTTAAAATATTTGTTGATGAATCAACATCAATTATTATCTTATCATAAGAGCCTGTTTCACTTAAAATATTATCAACTTTTTTAAATGTTGATAGTTTTGGAGTATATTTATCTATTATTTTTGTCCCTATTTTTGAGAAATCTTCTACAAATTTATCTTCATCAAAAACTTTTATTTTAGAAAATTTTTCTATAAACTCATCAATTTTAATTAAAGACTCTTTACTCTCTTTTGAAAATAGTTGAGAAACCATAAGTAAAACTAATAACAAAACTCTAAACAATGCTTATATTCCTTATTCTTTTGATTCTAAAATAGATTTATAACATTTTTTACTATCAAATTAGATTAACAATTTCTTAGGTACAATTTAACAAAAATTATAAAAAAATCTGGAAAAACTTATGAAAAATAGCCTTGAAACAACACTTTGCCATCCTACATCTTTTGCCCCTTTTAAAGATGTT
The Aliarcobacter faecis genome window above contains:
- a CDS encoding L,D-transpeptidase, whose amino-acid sequence is MFRVLLLVLLMVSQLFSKESKESLIKIDEFIEKFSKIKVFDEDKFVEDFSKIGTKIIDKYTPKLSTFKKVDNILSETGSYDKIIIDVDSSTNILSVNAKVDDKLKLLKSYKVSTARKDIKKPLGVGEITSITLNPVWYPTADTIESFRKKGIILPKVVKGGDKLNYMGSAKINLSHKVDGKDTFRIHGTLSEKTIGSYESSGCIRMKNSEVVELVGLLKEFIEFKSMEDIKVVLK